The nucleotide window GCCCTGATGCACATCAAGTTCCGTTACCAATTGTCCGGACTCGTTTTCGCCGCTTTTTTCCCGGTAGAGCGGCTCGTAGCCTGGCTTGGGTCGTATCTTGCTCGCCTGCTACCTCGCCGGGGGGGCAACCAGGCGTGAGCGCGCGCGACTATGCACCGCTTGACACTGGCCGCAGACCTGCCATTTCCCTGTGAGGTGCGATTCCAAATGCGCAGATTGGGAATACTGTTGGCGTTCGGAGTCTCGCTTTGCATGGCATCGACCGCACCGGCGCAATCTTCGAAGGCCAAGCGGCGCTCGGCACTAGGATGGGAGCGTGCCGCCGCGCTCTACGACTCGGGTCGCAGCGCCTTCGAGCAGGGCAACTACGAGCGCGCTCTGGCCGATCTCGAAGCTTCCTATGAGCTCAGCCGCCGGCCGTTCCTGCTGTTCGAGATCGCCTTGTGTATGGAGGCGCTGCATCGCGAGGCCGAGGCACTGATAGTCTATCGCCGCTACCTGCGGAAGGCGCCCAATGCGGAGCACTCGCGCGAGGCGCGTTCGAGGATCGACAACCTGCAGTCGGAGCTCGGAGCCGCACCCGAAGCGCAACGGCGTGGCGCGGCAGCGACCGGCGGAGGCGACTCGGATGCAACGGGGCCACGCGATTCCGCGCCCGCTTCGCGCGAGCGCTCCGGCTCGCCCCGGGAGGCGCGAGCCGACCGTGGTCCACGCACCCAGGTCAGGGCAAAGGCGCTTCCGCGGCCTGGCGCGGCCACCCAGCCCAAGCCGAAGAAATCGCAATCAGCGACCGCGCTCCCCCCCGCGCCGACTCTCGATGCCGACGCTGCCGGCAGCGGCGCCGAGACCGAGCAGAGCCGAGGCGGCAGTCCCCGGGTCCTTACCTGGATTGCGGCCGGGGCGGCTTTGGTAGCCGGTGGCTCGGCTTACTTCTTCTGGCAAAAAGCCGAAAGCGACTACCGCAACCTGCTCGACTGGTGCAGCTTCGAGGATCCCATCTGTACTCCAGAGCAGCATGCAGCTTGGGAGTCGAACGTCCACCGCTACGACCTGCTCACCAACATCACGCTCGATGCATCGGCGATCTGTCTGGCGGCTGCGGTGGCATTGTACTTCATCGAGGGGGACGGCGACGACGACGACGATTCGGCCGGACGCGACACCACGCTCGCAGTGGGTCCGGGCGGCATCGTCCTGAGCGGCAGTTTTTGACCCGGAGCTTCGCTCCCACGATTTCCCACGATAGGACCCCCAAAAAACGCAGCTTCGGACCGCCACCCAGCCTTCCGGCCACCGGAATCATTGAAAAAAGATCTTCTCCACTTTCGCACCAGCGTGCAGCTAGCGTCAGGCTTGCGAGGCCATGCGTAGCGCCACGCGGCCCGGCAACCGTTCAGGTCCCGGGAAGCCGTCACCGAAGCAAAGACCCCGGTGAACGGTTACGCGGCCTGGCACCTGGCGCGGCCGTGGGGTATGAGTACCGCACGGCATCGCATGCCCTCCGCCGCCCAATCCCCGCAACGGCGCGCCCTGGATACACATCCTGGGGAGGCGCCGCGGCATTCGGATGTCGTGCCGAGCACGAGCGACATGGCCGAGTCGGCTCCTGCAACACCCTGCGACCTGAGTGTCGTCATACCCGCTTTCAACGAAGGGCAGCGCATCCGCGACACGCTCAAGCGCACGGTCGCGCATCTGGGGCGGCGTTTCAGCTACGAGTTGATCGTGGTCGACGACGGCTCCCGCGACGACACGGCCGGCGTGGTCGAGTCCTTCGAGGACGCGTGCCTGCTCAAGCAGCCCTGCAATCGTGGCAAGGGAGCAGCCGTGCGTCGCGGTGTGCTTGCGGCTCGCGGCAAGCGCGTGCTGTTCATGGATGCCGACCTGTCCACTCCCATCGAAGAGGTGGACAAGCTCATCGACTTCGCGGCCGATGCCGACGTCGTGATCGGATCGCGCCGGCTACCGAGCAGCAACATCCTGGGTGAGCAGCCGCTGCATCGGCGCTTGTTGGGTAGTTGCTTCAGTGCGCTCGTGCGCGCGCTGCTGTTGGGTGACTTCAGCGACACCCAGTGCGGCTTCAAGCTGTTTGGCCGAGACGCCGCCGAGGCCATCTTCTCTCAGCAGCGTCTGGACGGCTTTGCCTTTGACGTGGAGGTGCTGATGCTGGCGGAGCAGCTCGGCTATGTCATCAAGGAGGTCCCGGTGGCCTGGCAGCACAGCGATGACTCCAAGATCTCTCCCGTGCTGGACTCGGCGTCGATGTTCAGGGATCTGGTGCGTCTAAAGACGCGGCAGCTGCTAGCTGCCAGGACTACGTAGCGCGCTTGACCGCTACGAAGCCAAGACCAACCGAATGCGTGCTGGCCACGCGCCTGTCGAGCGCGATCAGCCAGTCGGTCGCCGCCACCCAACGGGGAATCGCACGTGAAGGCCGCAAGCGCGCTCTCGTGTGGCCTGCGGCGGCGCGATTGCCTGGGTTCGCCTTGAGCATGCGTTGCAGCACGCCCGGCCAATAGCACTCCAGGCCGGCTGCCAGCGCGCCCGTGAGCCTGCTCGTTTGTGTGACCTCGAAGGCCGCCGCGTGCAGCCAGGCCTCGAGATCGCGCTCGCGTACCAGCCAGCTGTGGCCGTAGCCGTACGCGCCGAACGGTCGCTGCAGCTGCCAGCGCTGCAGCAGGAAGTTCACTGGATCGTAGCTTGCGGGAAAGCAACGGTTGGGACAGGTCAGCAGCAGCGTGCCGCCTGGACGCAACACGCGCGCCACCTCCGAGAGCAGAGCCTGCGGATCGTCCACATGCTCGATGACATCGACACACGTCACCAGATCGAAGAAGCTCGCCTGATAACCGAGCGCCTGCGCGTCCTCGACCGCGTAGTGCACGTTCGGCAGATCGCTGTTCAGCCTGCGTGCGAACTCGACGTCCGCCGCATTGATGTCGCAAGCGAACAGCTCGCCACACTGCTGCTTGATCAGCGGATCGAAGTCCCCTTCGCCCGTACCGAGATTGAGCGCGCGCTCTATCGTGCCGCGGGCGCGCACGCGGCCGAGAGCACGCTCGATGAACAGCCAGCGCGTGCGGTAGGTTGGAAACAGCAGCTTGTAGCTCATGGGGGGCCGGCAGGCGGCGTTGGTGCAGGCGCCGGTGCAGGCGATGGTTGCGGCTGTTGGTAGGACGGATGAGGCCCGGGCCGCAGCCCCAGTGCGGAAAGTGCCCGGGGCGTCTCGGCGGATCGATGTCCCTTCTTGAACAGAAACAGCTGTTTTCGCTGCGCGAGCAAGCCATACGGGTGCTTGAAGATCGCGTCCTGCAGCTGGAAGTGGCTGTGGGGCAGCCCCAGGTGGTGCTGGTGCACCAGCAGATAGTCCGCGTGGCCATGGGTTGTGCGCAGCGCATAGGCGTTGGATCGCGCCGAGATGTGGGGCGTCTCTTGCTCCGTCGCGGCCACGGGCGCGTCGTCAGGGATCATGGCCGACAGCTCCTTGAGTCCCTGATAGAGCTCCCTTTCGTCCTGGCTCATTTCGAAGCTGATCTTGCCGAAACCGGCCATGAAGGTGTTGCGCTGCAGCAGCGCGCCGTAGACGTAGCTGTGGCACAGCACACCGAGGCACAACGCGCCGAGCGCCGCCCTGCGCGCTTGTGGCGCAAGCAAACCGAGCGCAACGGCCGAGCCTGCAAAAAGCCACGGGACCCAATAGCTCGAGTACTGGAAGCCGAGTGAAATGGTGGGAGGATAGCCCGTCGTCATCAACGTGAAAAAGAAAGGCGAAAGAAACAACACGAGCAGCATCACGCGACGCAGCGGAACAAAGGCGAGAGGCGCAGCCATGTGCAAGAAATAGATAAGCTTGCTTTCTTTGAGGACGGTGGTGAAGAAGTAATTCGGATTGGTGACGATCGTGCGTACGATGCTGCCGTAACCCATCTCGCCGGGAGCCACCAGATCCTTGTAGATGTTGGAGAACCACCACGGTCCCGCCAGCGGCATCACCACGAACTTCGCCGCCACGAACCAGACCAGCGAAACCAGCGTCAAGACGGCGCCGAAGCCCGCCCAGTGATCGACCAGCACCAGGAATACACCGAGGACGGCCAGCGTGACCGAAATATCCTCTCGCAAGAGAAGCAGCACCAGCGTGGTGCCGATCGCGAGCCACAGCTTCTTGTGCGCCAGCGCGACAAAGAGCAGGAAGTAGAACGGCAGCGACATCGGCATCCAGTGAAAGTCGTAGAAGTTGGCGCCGTGCAGGGGTGCGAACAACAGGTAGGTAAGCGCCAGGAGCGCGGCCGAAGCGCGCGGGACCCGCGTCGCGGCAAACAGGTACAGGGGTACCGACGCGAAGCCGATGAAGCAGGACTGACCGATCAGAAGCGTCTCCGCGCCGGGCTGCAACGCGTACAGTGGCACGAACAAGAGCATCGCGAACTCGGCGTGATTCGACAGGTAGCTGCCCTGCGGGACGGCCACGGACGAGTAGAAGGGTCGCCCGGACATGGCGTTGAACATGAGGTTGTCGAAGATGCCGAGATCGAACGCAGCGGTGCCCAGGCGATGGTGGTGAAGCAACGTGTAGTAGGACGCGTAGACGGAGTAGACGGCCGCGCCCACAAGCACAAGCAGCAGCGGGGCCGCCCTACGAAGCTGCTGGGGAACGCGGTCGAGCCGGTCCTGCAGGGCTTCGCCCCAGATGGCCGCGGCGGCCCGGGCCGAGCGGCGCAGCAGTTGCTCGAAAACCAAGACCGTGGCCGACAGAAGCGTCAGGTACACGAGCGGCCGGTGATAGAAGACGCGATAGGAAAGAAGCGCCGGCACCACGAACGCCACACACAGCGGCGCCAGCAGGTCCGCGACACGCTCGATGGCTCGCCGGGCTTTGGCGCGCTGCCACAGCGCATAGCTGCCCGCCACCAACACCGGCGCCAAGCCCCCGGCCAGGACCCCGATCAGCGCTCGCAATCGACTGCCCGGCGCCAACAGGTTGGATTGGATCAACCGATCGAACTCCGGCCCTTCAAGCGTGACCAGGACCGCGGTCAGGACCACGGAAGCACCTGCGGCAGCGAGCGTCAGACACGCCCGCGCGAAAGCTGGCCAGGCAAACGAGTCCACCCGGGTGTCGACGGCGGCTGCCACAGCCTCGGGTGGGGCGGGCGAGCGGACGGACCGCGGTAACGTAATGCGCTTGGGGACCTCGAATCCCGACTCGACGGGAGCCGCGTTACCGGCAGCAGCCGCGCCGGGCACGAGAGCAGACAACGGCGTGGAGTGGGGCAAGGTCTCTCTAGCTCCCGCCGAGCTCGGGCTCGCTGCCGCGATCGCATCCTCAGGGACTTCCGGGCCGAGGTCCTTTTGCGCGGGCGGCCGCGAACCCGCGTGCAGCTCGTCCGCTGCGTCCGGCGGCTCGCCCGATTCGGCAACCTGCGACTCCCGTCCGACGTCTGCCAGCGCGGGCGGCGCAGGAGCCACGGGCGGCTCGGCGGTTTCGCGCTGGGGCTCGCTGAATGGGGCAACCTGCGGCTCCTCGCCGCCGGGCGGCGGCGCGCTCCAGACCCCCATCGGCGTGGCGAGCTCGGCGTGATCGGCAGTGGCGTCCGGCTCTGGCGGCGCCGTCGCCGATTCGTCCCCACCGTCCTCGCTCGAGTCCGGTTCCCGATCCCCCGGTTCCGTTGGCTGGTCCGGCGTGCTCACGCTGTGGCCCATGTAGCTGGGGCGCCCTGCCCTAGCAAGTTCCCATCCCGAAACTCCGGACCGAGCATGGCGCAGCGCTGCAGGGTTGGATGGCGTAGCACCAGCGCTAGCCAGCCGAGTGTTGGCCGACTCGAGCTTGCTTCGAGAGCAATTCCACGACGTAAGGGAAGCCCACCTGGAGCATGTCGACGTCCGGCGCGATCTGACCCACCAACCAAAACAACATCACGAGGGAGCGCTCGATATAGAACCAACCCTCGGGGTATACAAAGGCACGCGCCAGCTCACGCAGCTGCTCGAACTCCAGCCTCGGGTTGGCAAGGTTGCGCAGACGCTCCTGGTCGGCGCGCATGACCGCCCCCGGAGTCCGGTGCTTGACTTGAAGCAGGCGGCGGAAATAGAGCATGACGGTTTCCTCGAGCAGCTCGCGGTTGCCCTCGGCCGCCACGAAACCCATGCGCTCGAAGCCGTGCAGCACGCGAGCGCCGTCCTGGGCGAAGAAGCCCTGCAGCTGTTCCAGCATGCCGTCGATCAGGTTGTCGCGCGCGATGGTCACGGTACCGAAGTCGAGCAGCACAAGCTCAGGCCGTGACGGGCTCGGGCCAGCGCGAACTAGAAAGTTGCCCGGATGCGGATCCGCATGGAAATAGCGATCCACGAACAGCTGTTTGTAAAAGCTCTGAACCAGGCGTGTCGCCACGGCGTCGGGGTCGATGCCGGCCGCGCGCATCTCGTCGATGTGCGTGATCTTGATGCCGCGCATGAACGTCATCGTCAGCACCTCGCGTGACGTGAGCGCGTCGATGACCTCGGGTGTGAACACATCGGGCACCGCGACGAAGTTGTCCCTGATCCGCCGCATGCACTCGGCCTCGTGCAGATAATCGGTCTCTCTGCGCAGCAGGTCGACCAGCGACCGGTGCACCACCTCGATGTTACCCACCGGCATGAAGCGCTTGTAGATCGCCAGTGCCAGCTTCACGACCTTCATGTCGAGACGAATCGTTTCGCGTATGCGCGGATAGAGGATCTTGACCGCCACGTGCGTGCCGTCTGGCAGCCGGGCCGCGTGCACCTGACCGAGCGAGGCCGCAGCAATGGGCTCGGCCTCGATGCTGGCAAAGCACTCCTCGGGGGGGCGCCTCAAACTGCGGACCAGCACCGTGCGAACCTCGGAGAAAGGCCGCGCCGGGACCTTGTCCTGAAGGGTTTCCAGCCTGCGGAGGTAAGCTGCCGGCATGAACCCACCCAAGATGGACAGCACCTGGCCCAGCTTGATGTAGACCCCGCGCAACCGCAGGATGCCGCCCAACAAGCGCACGGCATTGCGCTCGTCGGTGCGTTTCCGCCGCTCCGTCAGCCACTGCGGCCGCCCCAGCTCCCGAACACCGTCTTTTCCCTGCTGCACACGGCCGAAGAGCCGGACGAGCGCGAACTGAAGCATGTAGCTACAGAAGATGACCGCCAGTAGGATCCACGCGCGGAGCAGACGCGCCGTCAATCGCATCGCCCGCATTGTCCCAGCGGCGCGCCCGGAAGCCAACCCAGCCGGCACACTGCACGGATGGACCATGATGCGAGGACTCTACAGGCGTCCTGTCCTGGCCACGCTGATGAGCGCACCAATGTGCATTGGCTGCCAGCCGCTGCGCTCGGCTTGCGCATTCGAGGACACACCGCACGGCTGCGCCTCATGCTTCGTTACCAGCGCCTGCTCGACACGGGGTTCGGGTGCCGACGCTCCGGAGCGGATCTGGTCGCCGCGCGGGTCGGGTTTCGGTGGTGAAGGGCTCCAGGCCTCAACCTGGATTGGAGCTCGCAGCGGAGATGGGCGCGGCCGTGCCAACGCCCTGCAACAGGGCCTGTCTAGCGGCCTCGATCGTGATACGACCCGCCGCGTGGATGGCGCTCGCGATCCGCTCTACGTCCGCGCCCGTGGCGCCGGCGGCGCTGGCAACGCTGCGCGCGTGCAGCATCATGTGGCCACGCTGAATGCCCTCGGTCGCAAGGGCCTTGAGTGCGGCGAGGTTGCTGGCCATGCCCGCGGCAGCGGCAACCATGGCCAGCTCGGTGGCGCTCCGCGCTCGCACCAGCCGCAGCGCGAGCTGCGCCGCCTGGTGCACCCGGTTGGGGCCACCCACGGTGCCGAGCGCCAGCGGCAGCTCCAGCGTGCCCTCCAGCTCGCCGGTTTCGGCCACCTCCCAGGTGCACAAGGGCAGGTAGCGGCCGCTGCGTGCAGCGTAGGCGTGCGCGCCTGCCTCGATCGCACGCCAATCGTTGCCCGTGGCGATCACCACGGCATCGATGCCGTTCATGATACCCTTGTTGTGTGTGGCGGCCCTGTAAGGGTCCCGCTCGGCGAAGCGCGACGCTTGCACGATACGTTCACGCACCGCCTGGCCCGAATGTAGCTTGGACTGAAGCGAGCGAGCGGGCACACGCCCCTTGATACGCACTCGGCGCCGGTCGCTGAGGTTCGACAGGATGCGCAGTCCCATGCGGCCGCCGATGAGCTTTGCCACCGAGGCCGCCAGCTGCTCGGCCACGGTGTTGACCAGGTTGGCGCCCATGGCGTCACAGCAATCGAC belongs to Pseudomonadota bacterium and includes:
- a CDS encoding hydroxymethylglutaryl-CoA reductase, degradative; translation: MSHNSRIPGFYRLSLDQRRRLAAELLDMPLDQLEGALQHGGLASDQADKLVENVVGTYTLPLALALNVRLNGRDHLVPMAIEEPSVVAAASNAAKMIRLGGGFVGEADPPLMIGQIQLDGVDDPTKAERRLLEHRAELMQLGDRAVPTLVGHGGGVRSIEVRDLGDGMVVVHVLVDCCDAMGANLVNTVAEQLAASVAKLIGGRMGLRILSNLSDRRRVRIKGRVPARSLQSKLHSGQAVRERIVQASRFAERDPYRAATHNKGIMNGIDAVVIATGNDWRAIEAGAHAYAARSGRYLPLCTWEVAETGELEGTLELPLALGTVGGPNRVHQAAQLALRLVRARSATELAMVAAAAGMASNLAALKALATEGIQRGHMMLHARSVASAAGATGADVERIASAIHAAGRITIEAARQALLQGVGTAAPISAASSNPG
- a CDS encoding glycosyltransferase family 2 protein codes for the protein MPSTSDMAESAPATPCDLSVVIPAFNEGQRIRDTLKRTVAHLGRRFSYELIVVDDGSRDDTAGVVESFEDACLLKQPCNRGKGAAVRRGVLAARGKRVLFMDADLSTPIEEVDKLIDFAADADVVIGSRRLPSSNILGEQPLHRRLLGSCFSALVRALLLGDFSDTQCGFKLFGRDAAEAIFSQQRLDGFAFDVEVLMLAEQLGYVIKEVPVAWQHSDDSKISPVLDSASMFRDLVRLKTRQLLAARTT
- a CDS encoding AarF/UbiB family protein, with the translated sequence MRAMRLTARLLRAWILLAVIFCSYMLQFALVRLFGRVQQGKDGVRELGRPQWLTERRKRTDERNAVRLLGGILRLRGVYIKLGQVLSILGGFMPAAYLRRLETLQDKVPARPFSEVRTVLVRSLRRPPEECFASIEAEPIAAASLGQVHAARLPDGTHVAVKILYPRIRETIRLDMKVVKLALAIYKRFMPVGNIEVVHRSLVDLLRRETDYLHEAECMRRIRDNFVAVPDVFTPEVIDALTSREVLTMTFMRGIKITHIDEMRAAGIDPDAVATRLVQSFYKQLFVDRYFHADPHPGNFLVRAGPSPSRPELVLLDFGTVTIARDNLIDGMLEQLQGFFAQDGARVLHGFERMGFVAAEGNRELLEETVMLYFRRLLQVKHRTPGAVMRADQERLRNLANPRLEFEQLRELARAFVYPEGWFYIERSLVMLFWLVGQIAPDVDMLQVGFPYVVELLSKQARVGQHSAG
- a CDS encoding DUF2079 domain-containing protein, with the protein product MSTPDQPTEPGDREPDSSEDGGDESATAPPEPDATADHAELATPMGVWSAPPPGGEEPQVAPFSEPQRETAEPPVAPAPPALADVGRESQVAESGEPPDAADELHAGSRPPAQKDLGPEVPEDAIAAASPSSAGARETLPHSTPLSALVPGAAAAGNAAPVESGFEVPKRITLPRSVRSPAPPEAVAAAVDTRVDSFAWPAFARACLTLAAAGASVVLTAVLVTLEGPEFDRLIQSNLLAPGSRLRALIGVLAGGLAPVLVAGSYALWQRAKARRAIERVADLLAPLCVAFVVPALLSYRVFYHRPLVYLTLLSATVLVFEQLLRRSARAAAAIWGEALQDRLDRVPQQLRRAAPLLLVLVGAAVYSVYASYYTLLHHHRLGTAAFDLGIFDNLMFNAMSGRPFYSSVAVPQGSYLSNHAEFAMLLFVPLYALQPGAETLLIGQSCFIGFASVPLYLFAATRVPRASAALLALTYLLFAPLHGANFYDFHWMPMSLPFYFLLFVALAHKKLWLAIGTTLVLLLLREDISVTLAVLGVFLVLVDHWAGFGAVLTLVSLVWFVAAKFVVMPLAGPWWFSNIYKDLVAPGEMGYGSIVRTIVTNPNYFFTTVLKESKLIYFLHMAAPLAFVPLRRVMLLVLFLSPFFFTLMTTGYPPTISLGFQYSSYWVPWLFAGSAVALGLLAPQARRAALGALCLGVLCHSYVYGALLQRNTFMAGFGKISFEMSQDERELYQGLKELSAMIPDDAPVAATEQETPHISARSNAYALRTTHGHADYLLVHQHHLGLPHSHFQLQDAIFKHPYGLLAQRKQLFLFKKGHRSAETPRALSALGLRPGPHPSYQQPQPSPAPAPAPTPPAGPP
- a CDS encoding class I SAM-dependent methyltransferase → MSYKLLFPTYRTRWLFIERALGRVRARGTIERALNLGTGEGDFDPLIKQQCGELFACDINAADVEFARRLNSDLPNVHYAVEDAQALGYQASFFDLVTCVDVIEHVDDPQALLSEVARVLRPGGTLLLTCPNRCFPASYDPVNFLLQRWQLQRPFGAYGYGHSWLVRERDLEAWLHAAAFEVTQTSRLTGALAAGLECYWPGVLQRMLKANPGNRAAAGHTRARLRPSRAIPRWVAATDWLIALDRRVASTHSVGLGFVAVKRAT